The Halichoerus grypus chromosome 9, mHalGry1.hap1.1, whole genome shotgun sequence genomic sequence AAAGAATCCCGCAGATAAACCTTCAAGGTGGGCGAAGGGTCAcagcagacagacagacggaaaaacaaaatgagttcCTGCTGGTgtcccaggtcccctccccacaGGGTGAACCCTTCCGCTCTCAAGGGTCGGCGGCAGGGAGGGCTACAGTCTGAGGTGGGACAGTGCACGAAGAAAGGGGAAGTAATCCCAGGGGGCTCACCGGTTGCTCCTCCATCTCCAAGACCGTTTCATTTGCGTCATAGAAACCAAAGAAGCTACAAAGAGATtgagggtgggcaggggaggaggttATCAGGACAGGTGGAGAAAATCAAGGTAGGCTAGGGGACTTCAGGAACTCATGGCAGCAAGGAAGACACTCAAAATGGGGACCCTGTACCTCATGAGGTGATAGAGAGGATACAGCATGGCTTCTGCAGAGTCCCatcaaaaatgcataacctgaatctacTCGTGAGCCAACAGCCGACAAACCCCAACTGATGGGCATTCTACAAAACGGCTGGACCATACACCTCAAAAATTTCGATGTCAGAGACAAAGACTGAGGAagtattccagaaaaaaaacaaagactaaagAGACAGGACAAGTAAATGGGACTCATGATCCCAGGTTGGATCttgcaatggatttttttttttccctatggcgACAACTGGAAAATACTTGAATCAGGTCTACAGAGTAGCCTATCCATGTTAAGTTCCTGACTTTCATCACTGTACCGTGGCTATGTAAGAAATGTCCTATACACAGGAAACAGTCACTGACATACTGAAGTTTCAGGGATAAAGAGACCTCATGTCTACAACCTACTCTTAAATGGTTCACAAACACACCTAGGCCTCGTGTGTATGTTTACAGAGAATGGATGAAGGCATAAacatggtaaaatgttaacatttagaaAATCTAGGTGAAGAATACGTAAGATTGTTTTTGTAATACTTTGGCAACTTATCAAGTATGAAATTATTCCAAAGTAAAAAGGTCTTAAGTTTTTCAAAAGTACTATTTAACGACATGGGCCATGAGTGGGCACTGGCCATGAAGAACAAACATTACCAGGTAAGGGTGTAGGAGAGCAGCACGGGCACACAGACCTGGATCTGAACTCCAGCTCTGCCGCACACTCCCACCCGTGTGTGGCCGAGCACATTACTTACTCTCTTTGTCCTATCTAAGAATACTTCCTTTGCAGAGAGGAAGTGAAGCCCCGTGGTTAAGTTAGATAGCCTGACTTCACCAGTCACTGGCTCTATGAGGACTAAATAAGGTTTATTTGaaaagtacttagaatagtgccttgGCATCTAAAAGGTGCTATATTACTATCTTCAGAGGGTTGTGGAGGTAAAATGAGATAGAATAAATCCCATCCATGGGCGTCCCATGACTCCTTCACTGAAAACCCtccaaagggcgcctgggtggctcagtcgttaagcgtctgccttcggctcgggttatgatcccggagtcctgggatcgagtcccacatcgggctccctgcttggtgggaagcctgcttctccctctcccactccccctgcttgtgttcctgctctcgctgtctctgtcaaataaataaataaaatctttaaaaaaaaaaaaaaaaaaaaagaaaaccctccaaagccttcccatctcactcaaaataaaaagtcaagtgCCATGGCTGCCAAGAGCTGGGGGGGAAGCAGAGATGGGgagttaatgtttttttttttttttatgattttatttatttgtcagagagagagaacaagcacaagtagggggagtggcagagaaagggagaagcagacttcccgctgagcagggagcccgatgcgggactcgatcccaggaccctgggatcatgacccaagccaaaggcagacacttaaccaactgagccacccaggcgtcccaagttaatgtttaatggctatggagtttcagtttgggaagaaaaaaagttctagagatggatggtggtgatggttacgCAAGAATGTCAATGTGCTGAATGCCActgaagtgtacacttaaaatggtaaattttatgttatgtatattttaggggaaaaaaaatcaagggccTGACTGCCCTACAAAGGCTACACGTCACTGGCTCCCCACTATCCCTTTCATCTcgtctcccaccctctccccagctccctgtgctctagccacactggcctccttatTCCTCACACCTGCCCCAGGACTTTTGTAGATGCTATTCCTTTCTCTGAGTCGTTTTCCCCCCAGATTGTTGCACAGctccttccttcacttccttAATACTCAAATGACAACTCTTCCAGGACTTGTCTGGCCACTGTCTGACATAGGCTCCAGTCATCTTCCAATCCCTTGCCCCGACTCCTCTTACCACCACCTGACATGTATGTTTACATTTACTATCTGTCTCCTACACTACTAGATCCTAAGCTACGTAATAGCAGGGACTTCTCTTTCACTTACCACTGCATCCCAATGGCCCAGGACAGTGCCTGGGCATACAtacagtgctcaataaatacttgttgaggggggcgactgggtggctcagtcattaagcgtctgccttcggctcaggtcatgatcccagggtcctgggatcgagccccgcatcgggctccctgctcagcaggaagcctgcttctccctctcccgctccccctgcttgtgttccctctctcctgtccctctctctctgtcaattaaataaataaaatctttaaaaaaaaaaaaacttgttgaGGACTAAAGTAGCTTAGGTGACATTTCAGATCACTCATGATGATCTGCAACAGAGGCCCACACATAGCACAATGGAGCCATGGATTTTCCTGAGGAATAGGATGGAGGGGACGGGGCTGGAAGCTATTACGGAAGCCCAGGTATGTAAAAGAGTTGGTAAGAAACATAAAATGGCATGGAACCATACACACACAGCCTACAATGagaatttcctggttttgatattgtgcTGTAGTTACATAGGATGCAATCATGGGGGGAACCGAGTGAAGGATACATACCCAGGACCACTCTAAACTAtctttgcgggcgcctgggtggctcagtcgttaagcatctgccttcggctcaggtcatggtcccagggtcctgggatggagccccgcattgggctccctgctccgcgggaagcctgcttctccccctcctactccccctgcttgtgttccctctctcactggctctctctctctgtcaaataaataaatgaactcttttaaaaaaataaataaataaactatctttgcaacttcctgtgaatctgtgATTATCTGAAAGTTAAAAGCTTTCACAAAGCAGGGGTTTAGGGATGGAGAGGAAGCAGAGTCTGCAGGACTTAGTGACTGGCTGGATACAAGGAGTTGAGGGATGACTCCCACGTTTTGGTCTTGAGTGACAGGATCCGTGGAGGGTGGGGCATGAACTGGACAGTGGGAGGTACAGGCCAGTTTCAGGCCTGAGATGAAAACTGTTGGGGTTTGGAGGATGTCCTTAGCCCATCTTCAGGCCACACAGTCCCTTATTACCTAGACTGCCAGGGGGTAATAACACCATCATCAGGGCCCCCAATCAGCACCAGACGGCCCACACGAAGAAAGTTCTTCCTCCATGCTGAAGAATGGGAAGAAAGAGCTTGAGTCAGTCACAGGGGTCGGGCCAGGCTGGAGAGGGAAACACAGGGGGTCAGAGAGGCAGAAAACAGGACCCAGGTAGGAGCCTAGGGTCTCACCAGTGGCGTTGGGATGATCTCTTTCGCCATTGATCAGGGCCAGGAAGCTGCTGGCATTCAGGTACAAGTCATCATGGTGGGGGTCTAGGTACAAACAGCAGTTAGAAAGAGagtcagaggggcgcctgggtggctcagtcgttaagcgtctgccttgggctcaggtcatgatcccagggtcctgggatcgagccccgcattgggctccctgctccgcgggaagcctgcttctccctctcccgctccccctgcttgtgttccctctctcactgtgtctctctgtcaaataaataaataaaatctttaaaaaaaaaagaaaagaaaagaaagagagtcAGAGAAGCAGGGCAAAAAGGCAAGACCAGAGGCTGGAAGGCCAATCAGGGGACTACAATAATAGACAAGGTGAATACTAATataacagtaacaacaataataattgtAAACATGACAGCAAACACCTTTACCCAGAACCTATGATGCCATGTACTGTTCAAAGTACATCACGTtcgttaatttatttaatcttcgcAACCCCCTATAGGGTAGATACTATACTattattttacaggtaaggaaaacAGTCACaaccaaatatttactatctggcccttcaaAGAAAAAGTCTGCTGACCCCTGCCCCAGACTACACTCTGAAGCAATATGGTAATACACATAAAGTGTTCTGAACAGTGCCTATTcacatagtacatgctcaataCATATACGTTATCTTCAGCATCACCGCTGTTGGTTATGGTACAGGGAAGCAGCAGGCCCTACCCCCAGGGTGCCCCCTCCATGCAGACCCCAGTTTGGCATCCCCTATTCACCGTGCCAGTAGTTGCAGATGGAGAATTCCTGGCCCCAGGGGCTATAGCAGATCCGGTAGAGGTTAGACCTCATGGAGGTAGGGAAGAGCCACTTCAAATAGTCCGTATCTGGCAAGAGAACAGCAGTGTCCAGTGGCCCCAAACCTGTGTTTCCCCAAACCTCGGGGCCCCCTATGGAGCCCACCATCCCCACTCACCTCCATACTGTCCCATttgtggagaggagagagagatgaaagaatCCACATTGTGCTCATCCATGACGGAGAGCAGTGCCCGGCACACCAGGCCCCCTGGAAACAGAATGCCACATTAGGCTGAGACTTAGCGACAGCCAGGCCAACAGCCTCCCCACTtggccccccccaccaccacaagtccataaggagactgaggcccagagaaagcaGGCACACCCTGTGGCAAAAGGTAACACGTCGTGTAAGTGACAGAGCCGGAATCAGATTCTGGGTCTTCTGACTCTAACTGTAGGGTGCTTTTTACTGCCCCACTATCCCTTATGTCCAAGAACCATGGGTAATGGCAAAAGGGAGCAGCAGGGCGGGGAGCCTCCCTCCCACTGGGAACACAGAGATAAGACCCAGGTGCTGAGGGAAGTCAGAAAAGTAGGTCTCAGGTACTAGTGCTCTGGCTGGAACATTGGGGTTCAGAAAAGGGGACACTAGGAAGTGTCCCTCAGGTAAGGATCAAGCCTCAGATAGGGCTTAGAAGTCAGGAAGGGGAGGGCGCCTACCCTGCGAGTAGCAGATGAGATGCACCCCTTCGGGGGCCTTTGCCATGATGGGGGCCACAGCCTCTCCGAACCCTTGCACCTGTTCCCACAAGGGTCGCAAGCTCTCTCTCCCATCGAAGAGATCGAGCACTGTCACCACAGTCCCAGGGTGTGTCTGTGGGAAGGGGGCAATGCTGCAACAGGGGATGGACTATGAATTCCCTCCACACCGCCCCCTGGCCAGCGTCCACATGCCTATCGCGCCCTGCTAGAACCCGGGATCTCATCCCTCGACTCTCCCAACGCCGGCACCAGCTCCTCGAGGAACTGAGCAGGCCCAGAAGGGCAGCTTTCAGTTCCCCATTCTCCTTCCCCCGTCACTACAGACGCCTCCAACGCCCCACAACCGGGTGTCCCCTGCCAGACCTCGTTGATGTATTCCAGCAGGTGGCGGAAGCTGTATGAGCTGTCAAAGAGCCCGTGCACCACGATGACCGGTTTGTAGGAAGCGCGATGGGGCGCGGGGGCCGCGGGCAGCAGCCGCGGCTGCAGGAACGGCAACAGGAGCAGGATCCCCGCCGGGGGGAGCCGCAGCCCCCTGAGGCCCAGCATGCTCCCGCCTGAGAAGGGGGCGATGAGGGCCTGTGAGACAGATGGCAACACGCTCTCCCCTCGGAGCAGACGCCCGGCATTCGAGACCTCCCGCCCGTGCTCACACTAGGTCCAGGTCACAAAATAGCCCGCTTTGAAGTTACTTCAGGGCTGTAGGGAAACACACCCCCCTACACGTCGACGCACCGACACGCACCCGAAACCCCGCCCCCAACTCACCGGGGACTCAGTCCCTAGGCCCAGGATTTTCCTAATGCACCATCCCAGCCATGCACGACCCTGGGTTTTGCAAGAAAAGACCCCTGAGCAGCAGCGCAGCCTCCTGGAGAACGCAAGCTCCCACCTGGCCTAGGTCAGTGAGCCTGGCTCCGCCTGCTGCTTACTTCTCCCTAGACTGGAACccgcggggggaggggaagggtgtaAGGAGAGCGCGCGCAGGGGAATGACggatgggagaggggaggctgCTAGGGGTCGCGCTTCGCCGTCACGTCCGGGGCTTTCCCTGGCAACCGTGCCCGCGTCCCCTGTAACGCAGGCCCGGACCGGAGGGGCAGTGGAACGTTCCACTGCCTTCCGGGAGCgggggaggaaacaggcagaGCGATCCATTTAGGCccgtggggagaggaagaagcggcAAACATATCCTGGGAATCGAGAGAAGGCCAGTCCAGACCCTGCTGCACCAGCGACCCGAGGGTCCGATTTCCTGGCCTTGATTCGCCCCACTTCCCAATTCAGGCGTCCCGCTCCGCTGAGGAACATGAAGTTCTCTTTcccccagggtggggggtgggggggaagggcgcTGGGGAATAGACCAGGGAAAGGCAACCCTCCGCATTTCGTCCTCCGCCGGATCGGGGCTGAAGCCAGCGCAGgcggaccccaccccacccctccccgcccgccggccAGCCCCAGGTCAGCGTCTTACAACTCTTCATTATGAAGTGCGTGTAGTGCCCTTGTCTCCAGGGACGCGAAGAGTCCTCGAGGCCCCTCGAGCTAAAAGTGCAGCTTGGCCCAGTTTCTCCTGGCCTACTCTACTCGGCTCCCGGTATACGACCCACCTCCAAGGGGCGGAGGGCCCCCGGGGCAGCGCTGACTCACGCTCGCGTGGTTTCCACCCGTCTTTCAACTTGGGGGACCCCCACAATCTGCCCTTAGCTGGGAGCTCCTGTGGGCGGCTTCCGACGCAGACCCTCGCACCGCATCCAGGCTCCCGAGCTCCAGGCGCCCCGCACCTCCGCCTGTGACCCCTTCCCGATACCTGGGTAGGCTTTTACTTAGCATTTAAAGGCGCTTCCCTTGAGGAAAAAGGATTTCGAAGCTTGTCTGAATCCCTCCCTCTATTCACAAGGTCTTTGCAGGTCTAAAGTCTCAATAAAACCGATTTGTGCCCCGGGGTGTGTGATGTGAGGGTGGGGTGGCGGTAGGGGGTCAGGAGCGAACCCGAACGCCTTGGAAACCAGAACGACCAGTTTGGGGCCGTGACCTAAATGTCTGGAGCCTGGGACTGGTCCAGGCGAGGGCCTCAGCTCTGTAGGCTCCGCTTGGACGCAGAGGGGAAGGACACAGCCCGGGAGGGCGACTGCCtcaggcgggggtggggagtaCTAATCTGAAGGTGGAGGCCGGGGAGGGTTAATGATGCCCCGACTGTGTTTTTGCAAAAAGCCCAACTCCTGTAAGTCTCCGTAGACTGCCTACCTTCACCTTCCCTCCCTATATAAGCGCTCCCAAGATACGACGAACAAATAACAGACCGGAATTACAGCTGTGCTCGGACCTCCCCTtccaccaccacacacactccTGTCGATTCACGAGGTGGCGTCGCGTCTtggcaggggtggtgggtgggtggctggaattttaaaaaatagatctgaACACTGACGCGCCCAGGAACTCTAAGAAGCCCAATTAtcaaagggggaaagggagaccAAGCACGTATTCCCAAAACGGAGTTGCCAGAAAGGAGCTGATCCATCCCCTCCTTCTCCCAAAGTAAGTGCTCAGCTCCTTCACCCTGGAGGAAAAGGTATCTCTGTATCCCCCAAGcttcctctctgtcctcccacccccactcccccagccacAGGCCCAACTCCCGCTGAACCACTGTAGACCCAAGCCCCCCACTTTACCTGCAGTTCACCCCAGGCCATAACCCTGGGAACTCTTCAAGCCATCGCAGGTCTCAGCTCTGCAGTTCTCCCTCATACACAGTTATCTTTCCTAAGTGGGGGAAAGTAGAGCTAAGGATTTGGAAGAAGATCCTGAGAACTTGCAGGGACTCTGAGGGAAGCTGAGGAGGGGGGCCCCTGACTGGGGTGAACCAGATCCGGTGGGGACTGGGGTACTGAAGCCACTGAGCACTGGCTCACTTCCTCCCACGATATAATCACTACAGCCAGTCTTAGAGGGGAAGACTCTAGAgagttctccctccctccttccctcccttggtCCCACCCGCCTTGCCTGGTCTTGCTTGCCTCCCTGTTTCCATGACAACTCCAAGGGAGCCCAAACTGGGGGCTTGAATGCCGGGGTGAGAGGAGGAGAGACGGAGTGAGGGTACCTCGGaaactctccccctccctctcctcggTCCCTTTAAGCTccccccccctccctgctctccctccgccccccgccGCTGTCTTCATCTCTCCATCTCTGAGCTGCTGCCGGCTGCGCAATCTGCACACCGAGACTCCGACGCCAGCCAGGGACCCCGACTCCCGCTGCAGGGACCCTGGCCCAGCCAGACCACAGGCATGTCATCGGAAAAGTCaggtaaaaaacaacaacaaaacctgccCTTTCCACCGTCTCCAGACTCTTCCCCCATCCTTggccccaaccccctccctcccttaccCCTCTGgggcggccgggggggggggggggaatgattCTGTTTCATTCCCCTTCTGTCCACCTCTCAGccccccatcccccttctctttctatatccctcccttctcttcctttcctccttccaatCTCAGCCTCGTCCCCTTGCCAACAACACAGAAAGGGGACAGGTTGAAAGGGTGAGGGAAGTACAGAGTGGCCTAGCATCAGCCAGGTACTGCAAGGATAGCATCATTGGGAGTGACAGATGGACAGATGACACTGGCTTGCATGGAGACATCCAGTGGAGATATATAAAGATATGATCAGATGGGGCTTGTCAGGGGAGTAAAATCCAGAAGACCCTTCTTTATCTGCCCCAAAAGAGGAACTGGGATTCCCAGAGAGGCtagggcacccccccccccaggacaagaaggcagagtggaATATGTCATCCTACATGTGTTTATACAACTGTTGAATTGAGCACATGTTAACACAGTGTTGCATGtctacacgtgcacacacaggaCTAGCTCAGATGGGCAAGCCCAAGGCAGCTGTAGCTTGGGTGGAAGGTGAAAGCTATGTATGGGCACATTGCTGTAGATGGAGAAGAGTGGAGGAGAGTTGCGACCTCAAAACTAGAttgaaaaaaagaaggggggggggaCAGATGGCCTAGATACAACCCCTTTCCTGCCCCAAGACCAAGAGATGGCTTCTCACCcatctcctctgtctctcccgttatctttctccatccctggCCGTCTGTGTTTCTCCCTTACCCCCTTCCTTATCTCTTCTCTGCCTGGCTTGTCTCTGTCCCCATACCCTCTCCCCCTCTCACCACCCCCAGGCCTGTCAGACTCAGTCCCCCACACCTCTCCACCACCCTATaatgccccccagcccccggccgaaccccccgcccctcccccacaggcagccccttcctctcaccatcaccaccaccaccactaccaccagtCCGGGACCGCCACCCTCCCGCGCTTAGGGGCAGGCGGCCTGGCTTCTTCCGCGGCCACTGCTCAGCGCGGTCCCTCATCTTCCGCCACTCTGCCGCGGCCACCACACCAcgccccgcccggcccggccGCCGGGGCGCCCCCACCCGGCTGCGCTACCTTGCCCCGCATGCCACCCGACCCTTACCTGCAGGAGACTCGCTTCGAGGGCCCACTGCCCCCGCCGCCGCCAGCCGCCGCCGCGCCGCCCCCGCCGGTGCCCTCTCATACTGCCCAGGCTCCGGGCTTCGTGGTGCCCACGCACACGGGGGCGGTAGGCACGCTGCCACTGGGGGGCTACGTAGCCCCTGGCTACCCCTTACAGCTGCAGCCTTGCACTGCCTACGTGCCGGTCTACCCGGTGGGCACGGTGAGTACAGGGTGGACAGGGGCctgggaggaagggctggggacACACTGGGGGCTGGTGGGATAGAGAAACAGGGCCACGGGACCGCGCAGGTTCCTAGGACAAGGCCTAGGGAGAGGAGGGACTGAGGAAAGGcttgggaatgtgtgtgtgtttgggggcggggggaggatcTGGCAGTCAGTTGGGGTCAGAGATCAGGGTCTGAGAAGGGGAACGGAGCACAGAAGTCCAGAGGACgtttgaaagaaggaaaagagagagggggagaagaaatgaaatctgGCGAccaaggaggagaagggagaagaaaccTGGAACTGACTGAATAGGGAAGGCCAGGCAGATACTTGGGGAGAAGAAACAAGGCCTGAAGTGACCCAGGGCAGCCCTGGTGCAGCCATACCTTCCGGGGAGGGAGTGTGGAGACCAATAATACAGGGTAATGACAGCAATGAAGACAAGAGAGGGATCTACGCGGAATTCATGGGTGTCCTGGAAGGGTAGTGGACAAGTTCCTTTGAGAAGCAAAGTGCAAGAATGGTGCTTTAAAAACCACTCTGCCAGACGCAGAATGTTTTTGGGCTCAGAGAGGATGGGAATGACGTCCTGTCCTCTCCCTGCACAGCCCTATACAGGCGGGACCCCGGGGGGAACAGGAGTAACCTCCAcgctccccccgccgccccagggCCCAGGGTTGGCCCTGCTGGAGCCGAGGCGC encodes the following:
- the PPT2 gene encoding lysosomal thioesterase PPT2 isoform X2, whose translation is MPGVCSEGRACCHLSHRPSSPPSQAGACWASGGCGSPRRGSCSCCRSCSRGCCPRPPRPIALPTNRSSWCTGSLTAHTASATCWNTSTSIAPFPQTHPGTVVTVLDLFDGRESLRPLWEQVQGFGEAVAPIMAKAPEGVHLICYSQGGLVCRALLSVMDEHNVDSFISLSSPQMGQYGDTDYLKWLFPTSMRSNLYRICYSPWGQEFSICNYWHDPHHDDLYLNASSFLALINGERDHPNATAWRKNFLRVGRLVLIGGPDDGVITPWQSSFFGFYDANETVLEMEEQPVYLRDSFGLKTLLARGAIVRCPMAGISHTAWHSNRTLYEACIEPWLS
- the PPT2 gene encoding lysosomal thioesterase PPT2 isoform X6 → MKSCGSMLGLRGLRLPPAGILLLLPFLQPRLLPAAPAPHRASYKPVIVVHGLFDSSYSFRHLLEYINETHPGTVVTVLDLFDGRESLRPLWEQVQGFGEAVAPIMAKAPEGVHLICYSQGGLVCRALLSVMDEHNVDSFISLSSPQMGQYGDTDYLKWLFPTSMRSNLYRICYSPWGQEFSICNYWHDPHHDDLYLNASSFLALINGERDHPNATAWRKNFLRVGRLVLIGGPDDGVITPWQSSFFGFYDANETVLEMEEQPVYLRDSFGLKTLLARGAIVRCPMAGISHTAWHSNRTLYEACIEPWLS
- the PPT2 gene encoding lysosomal thioesterase PPT2 isoform X3, which encodes MAWGELQAGACWASGGCGSPRRGSCSCCRSCSRGCCPRPPRPIALPTNRSSWCTGSLTAHTASATCWNTSTSIAPFPQTHPGTVVTVLDLFDGRESLRPLWEQVQGFGEAVAPIMAKAPEGVHLICYSQGGLVCRALLSVMDEHNVDSFISLSSPQMGQYGDTDYLKWLFPTSMRSNLYRICYSPWGQEFSICNYWHDPHHDDLYLNASSFLALINGERDHPNATAWRKNFLRVGRLVLIGGPDDGVITPWQSSFFGFYDANETVLEMEEQPPAQPAHQSELLLLRLVCLKSPGERERQVGRPCQWGMSLRMSVSWGVLCEGCWCGK
- the PPT2 gene encoding lysosomal thioesterase PPT2 isoform X1 codes for the protein MPGVCSEGRACCHLSHRPSSPPSQAGACWASGGCGSPRRGSCSCCRSCSRGCCPRPPRPIALPTNRSSWCTGSLTAHTASATCWNTSTSIAPFPQTHPGTVVTVLDLFDGRESLRPLWEQVQGFGEAVAPIMAKAPEGVHLICYSQGGLVCRALLSVMDEHNVDSFISLSSPQMGQYGDTDYLKWLFPTSMRSNLYRICYSPWGQEFSICNYWHDPHHDDLYLNASSFLALINGERDHPNATAWRKNFLRVGRLVLIGGPDDGVITPWQSSFFGFYDANETVLEMEEQPPAQPAHQSELLLLRLVCLKSPGERERQVGRPCQWGMSLRMSVSWGVLCEGCWCGK
- the PPT2 gene encoding lysosomal thioesterase PPT2 isoform X7, coding for MPGVCSEGRACCHLSHRPSSPPSQAGACWASGGCGSPRRGSCSCCRSCSRGCCPRPPRPIALPTNRSSWCTGSLTAHTASATCWNTSTSIAPFPQTHPGTVVTVLDLFDGRESLRPLWEQVQGFGEAVAPIMAKAPEGVHLICYSQGGLVCRALLSVMDEHNVDSFISLSSPQMGQYGDTDYLKWLFPTSMRSNLYRICYSPWGQEFSICNYWHDPHHDDLYLNASSFLALINGERDHPNATAWRKNFLRVGRLVLIGGPDDGVITPWQSSFFGFYDANETVLEMEEQPAEAGKRETRF
- the PPT2 gene encoding lysosomal thioesterase PPT2 isoform X5, producing the protein MLGLRGLRLPPAGILLLLPFLQPRLLPAAPAPHRASYKPVIVVHGLFDSSYSFRHLLEYINETHPGTVVTVLDLFDGRESLRPLWEQVQGFGEAVAPIMAKAPEGVHLICYSQGGLVCRALLSVMDEHNVDSFISLSSPQMGQYGDTDYLKWLFPTSMRSNLYRICYSPWGQEFSICNYWHDPHHDDLYLNASSFLALINGERDHPNATAWRKNFLRVGRLVLIGGPDDGVITPWQSSFFGFYDANETVLEMEEQPPAQPAHQSELLLLRLVCLKSPGERERQVGRPCQWGMSLRMSVSWGVLCEGCWCGK
- the PPT2 gene encoding lysosomal thioesterase PPT2 isoform X8; this encodes MAWGELQTHPGTVVTVLDLFDGRESLRPLWEQVQGFGEAVAPIMAKAPEGVHLICYSQGGLVCRALLSVMDEHNVDSFISLSSPQMGQYGDTDYLKWLFPTSMRSNLYRICYSPWGQEFSICNYWHDPHHDDLYLNASSFLALINGERDHPNATAWRKNFLRVGRLVLIGGPDDGVITPWQSSFFGFYDANETVLEMEEQPPAQPAHQSELLLLRLVCLKSPGERERQVGRPCQWGMSLRMSVSWGVLCEGCWCGK
- the PPT2 gene encoding lysosomal thioesterase PPT2 isoform X4, which codes for MKSCGSMLGLRGLRLPPAGILLLLPFLQPRLLPAAPAPHRASYKPVIVVHGLFDSSYSFRHLLEYINETHPGTVVTVLDLFDGRESLRPLWEQVQGFGEAVAPIMAKAPEGVHLICYSQGGLVCRALLSVMDEHNVDSFISLSSPQMGQYGDTDYLKWLFPTSMRSNLYRICYSPWGQEFSICNYWHDPHHDDLYLNASSFLALINGERDHPNATAWRKNFLRVGRLVLIGGPDDGVITPWQSSFFGFYDANETVLEMEEQPPAQPAHQSELLLLRLVCLKSPGERERQVGRPCQWGMSLRMSVSWGVLCEGCWCGK
- the PRRT1 gene encoding proline-rich transmembrane protein 1; protein product: MSSEKSGLSDSVPHTSPPPYNAPQPPAEPPAPPPQAAPSSHHHHHHHYHQSGTATLPRLGAGGLASSAATAQRGPSSSATLPRPPHHAPPGPAAGAPPPGCATLPRMPPDPYLQETRFEGPLPPPPPAAAAPPPPVPSHTAQAPGFVVPTHTGAVGTLPLGGYVAPGYPLQLQPCTAYVPVYPVGTPYTGGTPGGTGVTSTLPPPPQGPGLALLEPRRPPHDYMPIAVLTTICCFWPTGIIAIFKAVQVRTALARGDMVSAEIASREARNFSFISLAVGIAAMVLCTILTVVIIIAAQHHENYWDP